The Oculatellaceae cyanobacterium DNA window GGCGGATGCGATCGCACAAGCTATCTTACAATTTGCTCGTGTCAGCCAAGTTAGAGTGCAACTCACCAAACCTGCTGCCCCTATTCCCGATTTTGGTGGCAAAATTACCATTGATATTACCAGAGCAAATCAACATTCTTGAGCTTCGCTGAAAATCGGATTTAACCACAAGAAGATTACCATTTCACGCCTGTAAAATGGTAATCTTCCGATTAAATTAAGTTTTTATTGTGATTTTCTCAACAAACCGATCAACCAAAACAATACAGTAGCACCGAGTGCGATCGCTATCCATACCCATGACTGCGATACTGTTATTGCAACTCCAGCAATTGCCACCACTAATAACGCCACCTGCAAAATTAGAATTATTGGTCGCCCACGATTAAAACTAGCACTTTCCAGTGCCACTGGGCCACGATATTGCAACCACCAATAAAACAGTTGTAAAGACTTATCAAAAAATTGATAGATAGGATGCCTACTTAGCCTTCTGACTCGGTTAATTCCCAAGGAGTTATTAATAATATTTCGTGCAACTAAAACACTCCTTGTTGCCAGATTTACTAATATAATATTAGGAACATCTCGATCCAATTTTTCTTTACCTACACTATATTCATGGCGAAAGAAATGCTCTTTTTTATGTGGATCTTCCCATGAATCAACAGCTTCTTCAGCTATTTTTGTAGCAGCTAGTGCGCTAACAGTTTTGTCAAAATAACCCTTGACAGGGTTATAATTTCCCTGAATAGGTAACTCTGACACCCCTTGATGTTGATTTTTTGGTTTAATATTTTCTGGCTTAACTCTCTGCAAATTCCAAGTAAATTGTTCCTCAATTGCATCTGAGATTACATTCTGTAAATCTGTATTAATAATTACTCGATGGCCTGCCATAACTACGGCATCTAAAAACTCATTCAGTTCAATTTGATTAAATTGAAAATTGGGTTGAATTAATTTCTGCAAATAAGATTTTATGGTTTCGCGTTCTATAGCATTTTTATTTAAAGATTCATCTAGCAAAAACTCTAAATAATCCTCTTTGGAACAACGTTTTTTATATGCTTCCCGTTGAATAAAATGCGGAAACCTTTTGATTGTTTCAGGAGTTATCAAAGCTTCCACAATTTTGTTTAAACCATCTAAGCGACCCCATAAAATATCATTAGAACGCCAAGATTTTTTAAAAAAACCTGCAAAAGCATATAAGGTATCTCCGGCTAATTTATCCTCTAATCCTTTAGATTTACCTAGTCCTAATTGAGCATCATCAGGGCTAATCCGAACTGTGTTAATTATTTCTTTCTCACCAATTTCAGTTAAATATTCAAAAGGATACACAACTTGATCTACTTGTCTAAATCCTCTAAATCTTTTTAGTAGTTCGTCTGAGGTACTCAAGTTACTATTATGGATTAGTGCCTCAGTAGATAATTCTACTTTTAGTAAGATGGTAGTAAATTCCTTATTTTCCTGTCCATCATAATTAAATTTGTCGTTTGATTGAATATCTTCTGCAATGTCTCCAACAACTTGTAATTGCAAAATTTTTTGTTTCAATTGTTCTAAGATACTAGAAATCTGCTGCTGTGGTAACCATTCTTGCTCATTTAATTTTTGAGCAAGTCCAGGTAAATTTAGAAAGAAATCTCCTGACACTTCTACTAGCTTAGTTTTATGTGCATTTGTAGGCGAGAAAGCTGGCAGATTATAGGCATCAAGTAGGTAACGATGTAATCTCAAGAAGCTATCGTAAATTTGAGAGCGCAATTGATTATCTGAGTTTGCCTGATCTATTAGCTGATAAAAGAACTCACTTACTGTTTTGTTACTCATCAGTAGATCTAAAGCGGCACGAATAACTTCAAGCAGCTTAATTTGACGACTAATATTTTGCGAGATAAATTTAAGTTGTTTATATTGGTCGTCGTCTTGCTCGGTTTCAAGTTTTTGACAAATTTTTTGAAGAATATAAAAATGTTTTCTTAAAGCATATTCTATGTCTAAGTTACGAATTTGCTCACCGAACTCTTGTAAAGTTTTATCCCTAATTTTTCTTTCTTCAGGATCAAGAATACGTTCTGTAAGCAACTCAGCTATTTTTTCTAAAATCTTTTTTTTGTCATAATTTACAACATCATTTTGTTGCATTCTCAAAATTAGAGGCAGCAGGCGATCGCGCAAACTAATTAAACGACTCAGCAGATAAATTCCTTCTTGAACATCTATTTTCTCAGTAGTAGGACTTCCTGAATTAATTGGCGCTTCCACATTAGCAAGTAACCCTCTATAGCGACGAACTTTTTCGTTACGCTCTTTAATCGCTTGCAAATCATTAGCAATACTTTCATAGGTTGGTAAGCCAATCAAAGAATCTTGGATTACTTGTCCAATTTTCGGTTTAACCATGTTTTGAAAATTGGCAGCATTAGAAAAACGATCTGGACTAGGATCAATATAAAAAAGCTTACGATCAACAGGGCGATTAGCTGTGCGATAATACATTTCCTTAATCGTATAACTGAAGGGACGATTATCTAACACACCACCATCTACAAAATGCAAACGATAACCACCATCAGGCGGTTGTTTTGGTAAATCTCTATTTTCTAAATCTCCCCACCTCGCTAGCATACTATCAACATGATTATCGGTGTTTTTCAGTTCAACTGTAACTACAGGAAATGCCACTGGAAAACAAGACGTAATTCTACACAACTTAGCTAGTGATTGATGTAATTCTTCTTTATTAAGTTTAGGAACCGCCGGATTATATTCAAAGTTGAATGGTTCCTTGCGCCCTTGACGATGCTTGAGTTGAAATACAGCCCTATGATTGTTAACTTCTATGACTGAGCCAGTCTGATCAAATACTTTATATACTTGCCCTAAAACATCTGTACCTGTTACAAACAAATCTAATTCATTAGATGGGGATAGCCACTCACCACTAGGCGCTGGCTTCTTATTTGACTGTGCTTGATTAAAAGCAGTTTCTAATGCTTTTTGATAATAGTTTTCGCCATCAAAAAGAGATTCTGCCTGATTAGATTCATGATTTTTTGGCTGACGTATTAGCTTGCGGATATTACCACTATCGCGCCAAACTTGGTCAAAATTTTCAAAATCAACAAT harbors:
- a CDS encoding patatin-like protein — its product is MSKDNYQKPEFTREHRLGLVVYGGVSLAIYMNGVCREFYNAVRGRGIYKLIKALTDSDIIVDIISGTSAGGINGVLLSYALTNSNEQEIVDFENFDQVWRDSGNIRKLIRQPKNHESNQAESLFDGENYYQKALETAFNQAQSNKKPAPSGEWLSPSNELDLFVTGTDVLGQVYKVFDQTGSVIEVNNHRAVFQLKHRQGRKEPFNFEYNPAVPKLNKEELHQSLAKLCRITSCFPVAFPVVTVELKNTDNHVDSMLARWGDLENRDLPKQPPDGGYRLHFVDGGVLDNRPFSYTIKEMYYRTANRPVDRKLFYIDPSPDRFSNAANFQNMVKPKIGQVIQDSLIGLPTYESIANDLQAIKERNEKVRRYRGLLANVEAPINSGSPTTEKIDVQEGIYLLSRLISLRDRLLPLILRMQQNDVVNYDKKKILEKIAELLTERILDPEERKIRDKTLQEFGEQIRNLDIEYALRKHFYILQKICQKLETEQDDDQYKQLKFISQNISRQIKLLEVIRAALDLLMSNKTVSEFFYQLIDQANSDNQLRSQIYDSFLRLHRYLLDAYNLPAFSPTNAHKTKLVEVSGDFFLNLPGLAQKLNEQEWLPQQQISSILEQLKQKILQLQVVGDIAEDIQSNDKFNYDGQENKEFTTILLKVELSTEALIHNSNLSTSDELLKRFRGFRQVDQVVYPFEYLTEIGEKEIINTVRISPDDAQLGLGKSKGLEDKLAGDTLYAFAGFFKKSWRSNDILWGRLDGLNKIVEALITPETIKRFPHFIQREAYKKRCSKEDYLEFLLDESLNKNAIERETIKSYLQKLIQPNFQFNQIELNEFLDAVVMAGHRVIINTDLQNVISDAIEEQFTWNLQRVKPENIKPKNQHQGVSELPIQGNYNPVKGYFDKTVSALAATKIAEEAVDSWEDPHKKEHFFRHEYSVGKEKLDRDVPNIILVNLATRSVLVARNIINNSLGINRVRRLSRHPIYQFFDKSLQLFYWWLQYRGPVALESASFNRGRPIILILQVALLVVAIAGVAITVSQSWVWIAIALGATVLFWLIGLLRKSQ